In the genome of Bradyrhizobium arachidis, one region contains:
- a CDS encoding DUF3828 domain-containing protein has translation MLTRRTFVAASLLAGIAPAFAETPARTDPVAILTAIYTRAAKGKGDGGAAFVIENKAAKSKYLSKSLVTLWAKADAHTPKGDVGPVDFDPVTNSQEPDVKSFKVDAEKMEADKATVAVTITGHRNDRKPADQIVRYDFVREANSWKIDDIKGSSDGEAWSIRKMLTDSLKS, from the coding sequence ATGCTCACCCGTCGGACTTTCGTCGCCGCCTCTCTGCTTGCCGGAATCGCCCCGGCTTTCGCCGAGACTCCCGCTCGCACGGATCCCGTCGCCATCCTGACCGCGATCTATACCCGCGCCGCCAAGGGCAAGGGCGACGGTGGCGCCGCCTTCGTCATCGAGAACAAGGCAGCGAAGTCAAAATACCTCTCCAAATCGCTGGTCACGCTGTGGGCCAAGGCGGATGCGCACACGCCGAAAGGCGACGTCGGGCCGGTCGATTTCGATCCGGTCACCAATTCGCAGGAACCGGACGTGAAGTCGTTCAAGGTTGACGCTGAGAAGATGGAAGCGGACAAGGCGACGGTCGCGGTGACCATCACCGGCCACCGCAACGACCGGAAACCCGCCGACCAGATCGTGCGTTACGACTTCGTGCGCGAGGCCAATAGCTGGAAGATCGACGACATCAAGGGCTCCTCCGACGGCGAAGCCTGGTCGATCCGCAAGATGCTGACGGACTCGCTGAAGAGCTGA
- a CDS encoding GNAT family N-acetyltransferase — protein sequence MSDVINNKAHHRYELEVEGHLATEHYKLDGEVITFEHTDVPKELGGKGVGSKLVQGALDQVRAAGLKLIPQCPFVKAWIEKHPEYQDLVRR from the coding sequence ATGAGCGACGTCATCAACAACAAGGCCCATCACCGCTATGAGCTCGAGGTGGAGGGCCATCTCGCGACCGAGCATTACAAGCTCGACGGCGAAGTCATCACCTTCGAGCATACGGACGTGCCGAAGGAGCTCGGCGGCAAGGGCGTCGGCTCAAAGCTGGTGCAAGGCGCGCTCGACCAGGTCCGCGCGGCAGGATTGAAGCTGATCCCCCAATGCCCGTTCGTGAAGGCGTGGATCGAGAAGCATCCGGAGTACCAGGACCTGGTGAGGCGATGA
- a CDS encoding SPW repeat protein, with protein sequence MSDFGFLNTHRTWEDWCGMVLGALIVVSPWFPIQEQPAIAADSMVILNAVAVGLVVFGISQLEYVALQRWQEVATILVGLWLIASPYFLGYSGEGFLRIYHTSLGAVTVLLGMLLLWQDWDLTDQDMLKHGR encoded by the coding sequence ATGTCGGACTTTGGTTTCTTGAATACTCATCGAACATGGGAAGACTGGTGCGGGATGGTGCTGGGCGCACTGATCGTCGTCTCGCCGTGGTTTCCCATCCAGGAACAACCCGCGATCGCCGCAGACTCAATGGTCATCCTGAACGCGGTTGCAGTCGGCCTGGTCGTGTTTGGCATCAGTCAGCTCGAATATGTCGCGCTGCAACGCTGGCAGGAGGTGGCGACGATCCTGGTCGGATTGTGGCTCATCGCCTCGCCCTATTTCCTCGGCTATTCCGGTGAAGGGTTCCTGCGCATCTACCACACCAGCCTCGGCGCGGTGACGGTCCTCCTTGGCATGCTGCTGCTGTGGCAGGACTGGGATCTGACTGACCAGGACATGCTCAAGCACGGGCGATAG
- a CDS encoding tetratricopeptide repeat protein, with protein sequence MRVPLSLMALLAALASTAPLPAAAEGGPVWDACVGLTSTPEERVKACSTVIETRSESGHRLAGAYCNRGHGLTEKRELDAALSDLDEAVRLAPDYACPFNNRGRVYSFKRDFDHAIADYDQAIKLDPSLALAYSNRGESRYNKGDLDGAFADFDAAIKRDPNYATAYTNRALVYYRRHDMAHALADYTTRIKLAPSLLAYIDRGNVYRDSEQLDRAAADYGEAIRIAPTDARGWRNRGMIRLYQGDDKGGLADYDKALQYDPSDVFSWNNRGQAKLRLGDKQGAIADFRKALELKPGLPVAREALQRLGAL encoded by the coding sequence ATGCGTGTCCCGCTCAGCCTCATGGCGTTGCTCGCCGCGCTTGCTTCGACGGCGCCGCTGCCGGCTGCGGCCGAAGGCGGTCCGGTCTGGGACGCATGCGTCGGGCTGACCAGCACGCCGGAGGAGCGGGTCAAGGCGTGCTCGACCGTGATCGAGACCAGGAGCGAGAGCGGCCACCGGCTCGCCGGCGCCTATTGCAATCGCGGCCATGGTCTCACCGAGAAGCGAGAGCTCGACGCGGCGCTGTCGGATCTCGACGAGGCGGTCAGGCTCGCTCCCGACTATGCCTGCCCCTTCAACAATCGCGGCCGCGTCTACAGCTTCAAGCGCGACTTCGATCACGCCATCGCCGACTACGATCAGGCCATCAAGCTCGATCCCTCGCTGGCGCTGGCCTACAGCAATCGCGGCGAATCCCGCTACAACAAGGGCGATCTCGACGGCGCCTTCGCCGACTTCGATGCCGCGATCAAGCGCGATCCGAACTATGCCACGGCCTACACCAATCGCGCCTTGGTCTACTACCGTAGGCACGACATGGCGCATGCGCTCGCCGACTACACCACGCGGATCAAGCTTGCACCCAGCCTGCTCGCCTATATCGACCGCGGCAACGTCTATCGCGACAGCGAGCAACTCGACCGCGCCGCCGCCGACTATGGCGAGGCGATCCGCATTGCGCCGACCGATGCGCGCGGCTGGCGCAACCGCGGCATGATCCGGCTCTACCAGGGCGACGACAAGGGCGGTCTTGCCGACTACGACAAGGCGCTGCAATACGATCCCTCCGACGTGTTCTCCTGGAACAATCGCGGCCAGGCCAAGCTTCGGCTCGGCGACAAGCAGGGCGCGATCGCCGACTTCAGGAAGGCGCTGGAATTGAAGCCCGGCCTGCCGGTCGCGCGCGAGGCGCTTCAGAGGCTCGGGGCCCTGTAG